ACCAGTTCCACTTATATCTTTCCTGCTCTCTCTCTTCTGTTCACTTTTATCTACTGATTGCTGAGTGTTTCTGTAGCTAATATAGTTGGTTCAGTGTTGGATCATCTGTGTAAAATCTATTACCTGTGATGTAGACATCCTAGATGATCTCATCATTCCTCTTACTCTTAACCCCTCTGAAATAAGATAATTTTATCATACTTTCACAAGGCATGTTCACTCATGATATCTTGAATGGGGCTCCAGAGACAGGCGTTCTGTAACAGGACTATGTGAAATAGCAGGCTCATCAGATGGCAGGTAGGCTCCCATGAGCTTCCTTAGAGAGGTGAGGTTTAGCAATAAACACACATGCtgaataataatatattacaaTGTGCCTAGCTACATTAGCTAAACTATTTGTTAAGAATGGTTGTTTCTATTATTACCTACAGTGTGGTGTTTCTTTTAATCCAAAATTTGAATtgtgctctttattttcttctaacttGCATGCAGGAATTACACACGTTGTTCAACCTACCATATGACAGACCATACTTAAAGAGAGCAAATGCTTACCATTTTCCAGATGAACCATACAAAGATGGCTATCTCAGAAACCCCCATTTACATCTTAATTCACCTGGGACAGAGTCTGGTATGGTACGTTTAAATTGAATCActttaaagaaattactttttattttgcttgagATTTGTTGTtaacagaattaatttaataatcagtataattaataatttatcaATTAATAATCATCAGTATCGGTTGAGAAAGAAAGGGCACAGGAACGGATCTGGTCTTTTAAGCAAAATGGCTTCTCTGCACAAAATGGTATTGCTGTAGCTGTAGTTGTCCTGTGCCTGCTCACACCTCAAGTGCGTTTTCTGGTAACATACTGTACAACATTTTAAAGGATACCTCATGTTTTtgtcatgtattttaaaagtttcttaGAACcagtacaagaaaataaaactgtgaatGGAGATATTGAGGAGACAAAACAGGAGTGGTCATGTGTGAATAACACAATCAATTCTTCCAAAGACTTGTAACCCCCTAACTGAAAGATATGTAACAGTACAAGTAACGTAAGTAGGACTTCTCTGAAAATTGATGTAAGTGCAACCAGgttaatttgtattttcttgttctgtgcaGGTTTATTTAGTACATGGCACATACAGCTATCACCACTATATGCAGGATCGCATTGATGACAGTGGTTGGGGCTGTGCTTATCGGTCTCTGCAGACTGTCTGCTCGTGGTTCAGGCACCAAGGTTACATAAATGCACCTATACCAACACACAAGGAAATTCAACAGGTACATAACACGTGGGCAGAGTAATTCTTTTATACGCATGTAATTGTTTAGAAACATTTATAGATAACTTTTATGTGACTGATACATTTTAGACTTAAAATTTGtgtgatatttttctctcttaaatggAACTATAGTGCTCATCAATTACTGTTTATCAAGTTTTATAATAGGAGACCCGTCTCCAAATGTTTATGTGCACAAATAAGATTCATCAGAATAGTTTTCTAGTATTTCCTTGTACTAACATTCTAACAGTCTTTTGTCTTCAGTGACAGCTATTTGAGTCCCCAGACATTACGCATTGAtgtactgctttcttttttgcaaTTTTACCTTTGATAGTAgcaggctttttgttttttgaacctcctttcacttcattttcttctgtgaatttgAATGTGTACCTGAATATGGTCATTTCTATTAATGgtactgaagaaaaagagtatGTTTGGGTAGCTAATACTGTATGCCTAGCAGGAAATATTGCAGTTATCTTCAGTCTTCTAAAAATGGCGTTTTGTATCATATTTATTTACTCAACATTTCTAACCAAGTATGGCTCACTCTGAAAAATGACTTGCATCCTATCTGACAGGGATGtgagcattaaaataaaaattgcatttcctGATGATTCCTCAGTCTGCCCCTAAACATAAAACGATCTCAATTCCATAGACTCCTGTAGCGTGCTGGACAGCAGCCTTTGGGAGACTTAGTGGGCTGTCTATCCTGAGCAGAAAAGGCACCTCAAGAGCTGCTTGTAACATGTAAACCTCTGAATttgaaatagtttaaaataaacccCAACCCTTGGTGTATTTTGGTGGCCTCTTCCTTGGGGCACTATTTTATGCATCCTTTTCTGAGGTGTCTTGAGTACGAGTCCAGTCTGTGAGGTGgtttctgcagcacagatggTACATTTCAGCGTTAGGTAGCTTGGTGCTCAGCTTGAAGTCTGCCTCTGGATCTGGGGTCATATAATGTGCTTACTGGGACTGTCTTGTATCAGTGTCTAAGTAGCATCTCCAAAACAGAACCACAATGAATGAATTCAATAaccatttctttgcttttgacTGGCCAGATATAAAACACATTCCTGTCTTCATAAACCAACTTTATTCACAAAAAGTGGTGGAACTGTCTACTACGTGTTGTtgaggtttgctttttttcttcatgttcacATGGCAAAGGCACTGGTTGATGCCGGAGACAAACCTGCAGCATTTGTTGGGTCACGGCAATGGATTGGCTCTATTGAGGTACAGCTTGTTCTGAATCAACTTTATGGAATAACATCAAAAATACTCTTTGTCAGGTAAGAATCAATATCTTTCTAGTAGTTCAGTAATTATTAAAGATACTGAATGCCTTACGATACAAATTACCCTTATAAAATGTGGGATAATAGGGATAATAAcagataatttatattttaagagcTCACTGTTCATTAACCCTGTATTCCTGCCTTTGGTTGTTCTGAGGTGAATGGGAGGCGCTTAAAAGTTAGGGTATTGCTGAATTTCTTGTGATCTTGGGGTCGAGTTTGCATTTTCTATAACTTGCTTAATTATGTGCAAACTGttgtgaaatttaaaaaaaaaaaaaaagaaagaaagaaaaaaagaaagaggggggGTCAGCCTATTGCCTATCCATCACACAATTTTTGGAACAGGCCCACAGCCTGGCAGTAATAATGAATGGCATACACGGTGACGGTAAGTTATTGCCTCATCCACAGAGCTAACCTTTTAGCTCAGGATTGAGGCAAACTGCTGAGCAGCCTAGAAATAGTGCTCTCTGTCCTGTATTTGTGCGACATAAAACAAGGTATTTGTTTCCGTTCTGACAATCTGACACTTTTATATGCAATAAAGAACCCTATAAATATATgtgggagaaaaagaataatgttcagtatttatcagaaataaaattactggACTTCTGTCACTTGGACAGCAGTAAGCATAATAATAAATCCCTGAACATTTTGTGATAAATACAATAACGAAATAGAGAATGAATGCTAATCTAGCCCGTATGAAAATGCTAGTCAAAATACTGCTCATAAGTTATGTTTATTTAGACTAAAGTCTACTGGGAGTATTGTAAAAGGGCACGTAACCATGGTGATGGTTATTCTTAATGGTAGGAAAATAATTgatttcttcagtattttgtcAGGCTTTATACAGCCAATTTTAATCTCCTTGTTCCACAGCTTATATTTGCAGATGATCCACCTATTATTTATAGCAGCTGTGACTGTTAGTGAGACAGTTTTTATTCCTGTGCATAAGGATACAGCACACATTCAGTTGTGAACTGGGTAGAATTGCTCACAGTGCTGCTACAAGGGAGCACCAGTGTTCTTCAGGATTATGAAACGGCAGCCTTGCTCCCATGCTGAGAAGAGATGTCAGGCAGCCTTTTTGAGCTGGTCACTAGCAGTGGAGAGCATTTTTTGTCTTGGGCTTATATTCAGCTAGCACCTCTAAGTCTTTATGGAAATAGGACTTCACAGCTGCACCCTCAGTACTGAATCCTTTACTGCAAATGTACCATACCatttcccagctttcctgttttGCACTCTGCATTTAATCCATCTCTCCAGGAATTGGAAAAGCAGGCGCACAACTTGTCTGAAACATTAACCATGGTATCCTGTCTTTGCTTCTTTATATTAAACATATCTGTATGTGTTTTCTTGCCTAGCTTCTGCCACCACTTTTGGAAGTACTATCCATCTTCTGAGGGGACCGTGAGGCTCCTTCAGAAGAAAGTGAGCTCTGAATCCTGGAGTACGTGCATGTGTTGTGTGCGTACGCCTTTCTCTTCCGTGTAGACTACTCTTATCTGTGGCAAAGCTgaacagaaaagcagggaaaataaatcaaGCCAAGCTCAATGTTGCTTTGACCAGGTGCCTAATGGTAtttctgatttgattttttaaaagcaagctgGGTATGAGTCCTACATAAAGTTGCATAAAGAATTTTATTCAGACTATCCCAAGGAGTTCGGTTGTTTTAGCAGAAGAATTCTAAGCCACTTTCTAGTCAGTTACTTATGCAGTAATGAGTATAATGGATAATTGGAAAACCAAGCATAGTGAGGATGACAAATCTCTTGTTGTATTTCTTCCCTAGCCAGGGTTCTGAACTAGCTGTGCAGGGAAGGGAGCTTGCTAACCATTTCAAGACTGAAGGAACTCCGATTATGATTGGTAAGTGCTTGAGTATCAGAGACTGCCAGTGAATGTTTGTagccttcctctgctgcatttcatttcagttagtCCTGTTTCAGTTTACTGTACAGGAGTTTATCAAAACTCcagatgaattaaaaatgatacTCTTTCCAAGGCAGCATAGGAAACCATGAATTCAGTCTGGCTGGTATCTTTTGCATTTGGCATTTCACCCAGCCTCAAGCTGAAATCTAGTAACAAAGATCAATCTGAATGGTATTctcaaaagctgcttttaaaatcagaactCAAGAGCTGACTTGTGCTTTCTAGGTGAGAGAGGTTCATACAGTTCCCCAAAACTTCCCACCACAGAAGAAGAGGGGTTTTCTGGCTTTGAAGAGATAAGCATCATTCCTTATCTAAATTCTTCCTAAGACCAGTATGCATGTTtaaataatctaaaatattGATATCATTGGAAATGCCATTCATAAGAacttaaaattaatgaaagtaTTTCCAAGCAAGCAGTGgttcagaaaatgaagagtaCTTATATTAAAGCtgaaaagtatatttaaattttaGCAATTTGCATATATAGCCAatctcagtgatttttttttctaacagtttGTTTCCCTTCTATTTTAGGTGGAGGTGTTTTGGCTCACACGATATTAGGAGTAGCTTGGAATGAGATTACAGggcaaataaaatacttgattCTAGACCCACATTACACTGGAGGAGAAGATCTGCATGTTATTTTGGAAAAGGTGAGATTAACGCAcgtgtatatacacacacatatagaTACATTTTGGCATTAAACCAATGATGTATAGCAAACTAGGGACTGGCCATTTTGCAGCTTCTCCATTCCTTATGGAGGAAGCGTTGATCCCAGTTAACTTGCCTGCATGTTAGTCATTGCTGGTTTCCGAAACAGTCTTTAACAGTTGTAGCTTGAACAGCTATAACTTGGATAAGGTATTATCTTGAATAAGGTGTTCAAGAATACTTTTGTCCAGGAGgacaaaaagaaaggcagaaatccTTTTATTCATCAAAAGTGGCAGGGGAGAACAGGAATTGAGGCAGGCTGTAAGttggcagctttttttttattggaaacaCCTGATATATAATTACATCCTAGTCTTGTAGGGCTTAAGAGCTTTATTAGACTGATTTGCTGCTAAATCATGACAAACAGCCCACCCCCACCTTTTTAAATTAAGAGCTCAGTTTGGCCCTGAAATTTGAACTATTTCTAAAGAAGGCATTCTTCAAGACAAAAGAAGTGGAAACTGAGTGACACCGTAGCAGCAGAAGACAGTGGGGTATGGAAAGAAGATGCTACTACTTAGAAACCAAGCTGGAAAGCTGGGTGAGGGGAATTGGAGAAACTCTTGTTAAGTGTTTTCCATTAATGTGTTTTCAAGGCGTGCACAGAACTGTCTGAAAATTGTCACTGCTCGTAGGTACTTGAAAATAACTCATACTGTTTAGATTAAAATGAGTAAGATAAATACAGTTGTAATTgataaggaaaacagaattcacATTAAGTAATTTAAATTGTATCTTGCTTTTTCTTGGCCAGGGTTGGTGTGGATGGAAGGGCCCAGACTTCTGGAACAAGGATGCCTACTACAACCTGTGCCTACCTCAACGACCAAAAACTATTTAAATTCCACTCTTGGGCTGGAACATGCTAAGCCAGAATACTAGCAGATATCTAGATATAACTTGTCTTGTTAGTTAGACTAATGCTTTCAGGTAATCAAAACCCagctgaaatagaaatattactTACATAATTTAaatcaagattatttttttaatgagaccTCTGAAAAATAAGGGAATTACCTGCTGTGAACTGTATTTCCTACAAATGTTTATCAAGTAACTTAAACTCTTTCCTTTTGGCTAAGATAACTTTGTTTGTATAGCAATTTTATGCTAAAAAGCTTTACAGATTAAATGTCTGAtccttttcttttatgaatttttttcttgccaaaaaaaaacgTACTTCAGGTTCTGTATAGCCAGCTGGATTTTGCTGTATGAATCTGTTCAAAGCCATCATTTCCTGCTGTTACTGCTGGTAACAGTATTTTAGATAAgggtgagggaaaaaaaaaaaaaaagcatgtgtaCTGAATTTTATGGACTTTGTTCtcatttacacagaaaaaagggagagacTAAGTTATtatatgcttatttatttatagctgTATGAATACAACTATTCTGGGAAAAAACAGTCTTCtgtaagaagtaaaaataaatgagctttGCTCCTTCTCAGAAGGAGACAATGTAACAGCATGCAACAAGTTACTCAATTGATAGTCCAGTCATGTTTTCTCAGACTTTGGGTTCCCCTAAATTTGACAATGAGGTGACAAACCCTTTCTTTTGTCAGCTAAGAGACAGATCTGTCACATGaacacatacatgtaaataagCCTGTATCTAATGTCATCAAAAGACACAGTTGTGGTATGGGTAAAACTGCTATCTTTGTCAGCTACTCCATTCGTACATTGTTCAGAATACTTTaacatcaagaaagaaaaaaattataggTAAACTTTTCAGTGCCATTCTAAACACAATATCCATTTTTTACAAGACCATAACCTTAATTACATATGCAAAGCAGGA
This genomic window from Aythya fuligula isolate bAytFul2 chromosome 4, bAytFul2.pri, whole genome shotgun sequence contains:
- the UFSP2 gene encoding ufm1-specific protease 2 isoform X1; the encoded protein is MEAMDILFRIRGGLDLAFQLATTDEASAKKALRYVFSDLANKLSSDVLVLRICHSPVYVWPNSGINTVPELTDDSACKEIKRFIHLDQDDETRRKLGKKKDKKLQDTQQIINIDLMLEMTSSLDALAPVIERENKEHHYINMTLPVDVVLSVSPEETWGKVQNLLVKAIHKQLTDMERCIMKYMKGTSIVVPEQFHFMLPGKTHLVTISYPTGISDDQLESYRKELHTLFNLPYDRPYLKRANAYHFPDEPYKDGYLRNPHLHLNSPGTESGMVYLVHGTYSYHHYMQDRIDDSGWGCAYRSLQTVCSWFRHQGYINAPIPTHKEIQQALVDAGDKPAAFVGSRQWIGSIEVQLVLNQLYGITSKILFVSQGSELAVQGRELANHFKTEGTPIMIGGGVLAHTILGVAWNEITGQIKYLILDPHYTGGEDLHVILEKGWCGWKGPDFWNKDAYYNLCLPQRPKTI
- the UFSP2 gene encoding ufm1-specific protease 2 isoform X2, giving the protein MEAMDILFRIRGGLDLAFQLATTDEASAKKALRYVFSDLANKLSSDVLVLRICHSPVYVWPNSGINTVPELTDDSACKEIKRFIHLDQDDETRRKLGKKKDKKLQDTQIINIDLMLEMTSSLDALAPVIERENKEHHYINMTLPVDVVLSVSPEETWGKVQNLLVKAIHKQLTDMERCIMKYMKGTSIVVPEQFHFMLPGKTHLVTISYPTGISDDQLESYRKELHTLFNLPYDRPYLKRANAYHFPDEPYKDGYLRNPHLHLNSPGTESGMVYLVHGTYSYHHYMQDRIDDSGWGCAYRSLQTVCSWFRHQGYINAPIPTHKEIQQALVDAGDKPAAFVGSRQWIGSIEVQLVLNQLYGITSKILFVSQGSELAVQGRELANHFKTEGTPIMIGGGVLAHTILGVAWNEITGQIKYLILDPHYTGGEDLHVILEKGWCGWKGPDFWNKDAYYNLCLPQRPKTI